The Chiroxiphia lanceolata isolate bChiLan1 chromosome W, bChiLan1.pri, whole genome shotgun sequence genome window below encodes:
- the LOC116780049 gene encoding 60S ribosomal protein L37 produces the protein MTKGTSSFGKRRNKTHTLCRRCGSKAYHLQKSTCGKCGYPAKRKRKYNWSAKAKRRNTTGTGRMRHLKRVYRRFRNGFREGTTPKPKRAAVAASSSS, from the exons ATG aCGAAGGGTACATCATCATTTGGTAAGCGACGAAATAAGACACACACCTTGTGTCGTCGATGTGGGTCCAAGGCATACCATCTGCAGAAATCTACCTGTGGGAAATGCGGTTATCCTGCTAAGCGTAAGAGAAAGT ACAACTGGAGTGCAAAGGCTAAACGACGCAACACCACTGGTACTGGTCGCATGAGACACCTGAAAAGGGTCTACCGTCGATTCAG GAATGGATTCCGTGAGGGAACCACGCCAAAGCCCAAGAGAGCAGCTGTTGCAGCCTCCAGTTCATCATAA